In one Zobellia galactanivorans genomic region, the following are encoded:
- a CDS encoding gliding motility-associated C-terminal domain-containing protein — MIDRTYTRSFLQLVMPLCLILCSVNAMAQCAGIDDSITICEKDADDANKTFNLFTVLGGTPDPGGTWSTNDPANFYALDRNTGIVNLWEVKNSGSHEFTYTNICGGAEESAVVTVMLGGYPGEDNIDGSADACGDDPAVNLHGFIGDETEGKFQDFNGTWDAITPEAIPHLSLNFFDAESAGPGIYEFTHTVPAVGSCPSRQATLLLEVQRPANSGIGSGLTLCTTDDLSVYTDFDLNSLLEDEDINGTWSEGAETNQLSDLTDHNIDIQAIRDNHIYGSFSFTYTVYPSHAVCDIHRTTVEINILPAFRGTMTAPNFCEGPPRYRIDITDYDDTLISDGTYTVSYRLDSDSGFQIDAAQLTLNPDRTGFFEVDANSVLKNETTTLSITSLGLDVCADIQIAPIQFIVTEPIANVTDTCEGEDVPVTLSDIFDPSFTRANGTYDVNYTITAPSGTETAHIASTITFNSGSAEFAIPASLITESGEYDFDFEVVNGFPMECDITSTAIITAIPEAIQLDVVVDNSCNATGIDVLVTAPTLVDGAYIVTYEVVSQETNAVLIDNTINFSGGTADYQIDVATLEQGNYTITVKSTQNDTTPCRTQFDFEVNENFAIEGVPALPEAEPLQTLCLASFAPALPTLQDIVVEANGEILFYDTATDLDILPLDTQLVDGEDYFISNIDPNNNCEGSDRIQVTVSLSDPEMPTLVEGSPAFCGSENPTVGLLNTSVASSDGIVWYDSAIGGNVLDNNETLTHGKSYFAATEVSGKCQSSGRIEVIPIVYELEAASLEFSTLALCGLDEPTIANLREAESNNPYDVLWYDTPENGSPLDGSTLLVSGTTYYAESYNPDTGCMNPDRKAITVDLTNCDPEDYGFFVPDGFSPNGDGRNDTFFIPNIEVIFPEFTLEILNRYGTTLFKGDQNNPAWDGKNGSGTAPNGVYFYIINYNKEGHTPVQGRLYLNR, encoded by the coding sequence ATGATCGATCGAACTTACACGAGAAGCTTTTTGCAATTGGTAATGCCTTTATGCCTGATCTTATGCTCCGTAAATGCAATGGCGCAATGTGCGGGTATCGATGACTCCATAACCATATGTGAAAAAGATGCCGATGATGCCAATAAAACATTCAACCTTTTTACGGTTTTGGGAGGCACCCCAGACCCTGGGGGCACTTGGTCTACCAACGACCCGGCCAATTTTTATGCCCTAGACCGTAATACCGGTATCGTCAACCTATGGGAAGTTAAAAATTCAGGATCACACGAATTCACCTACACCAATATCTGCGGCGGCGCGGAAGAATCGGCCGTAGTGACCGTAATGCTCGGCGGCTATCCCGGTGAAGATAATATAGACGGTTCCGCAGATGCCTGTGGAGACGACCCCGCGGTAAACCTCCATGGTTTTATTGGGGATGAAACCGAAGGAAAGTTCCAAGATTTCAATGGTACCTGGGATGCGATAACCCCCGAGGCCATTCCCCACTTATCGCTAAACTTTTTCGATGCCGAATCCGCCGGCCCCGGTATTTACGAATTCACCCACACCGTACCCGCCGTAGGCTCTTGCCCTAGTAGGCAGGCTACCTTGCTCCTTGAGGTGCAAAGGCCGGCCAATTCCGGAATCGGCTCTGGACTAACGCTTTGTACCACTGATGATTTATCTGTCTACACTGATTTTGATTTAAATAGTCTTTTAGAAGATGAGGACATCAATGGCACTTGGTCAGAAGGAGCGGAAACAAACCAATTATCTGACCTTACCGACCATAATATAGATATACAGGCTATTAGAGACAACCACATCTACGGCTCTTTTTCTTTTACCTATACCGTATACCCGTCACATGCCGTTTGTGATATACATAGAACAACCGTAGAAATTAATATTCTACCCGCATTTCGCGGCACGATGACAGCACCTAACTTTTGTGAAGGACCACCAAGATACAGAATAGACATTACGGATTATGACGACACATTAATTTCCGATGGTACCTATACCGTTAGCTACAGACTGGATTCTGACAGTGGATTCCAAATAGATGCAGCTCAACTCACATTAAATCCAGACCGAACCGGTTTTTTTGAAGTCGACGCCAATTCTGTTCTAAAAAATGAAACTACTACGCTATCGATTACTTCCTTAGGGTTAGATGTTTGCGCCGATATTCAAATTGCACCGATACAATTTATAGTAACCGAACCTATAGCCAATGTAACCGATACGTGCGAAGGCGAAGATGTTCCAGTTACTTTAAGCGATATTTTTGACCCATCCTTTACCCGGGCAAACGGCACTTACGATGTAAATTATACCATTACCGCACCCAGTGGAACGGAAACTGCACATATTGCAAGCACCATTACCTTCAATTCTGGCAGTGCAGAGTTTGCTATACCTGCTTCCCTAATTACAGAATCCGGAGAATACGATTTTGATTTTGAAGTGGTTAACGGGTTCCCAATGGAATGTGACATTACCAGTACTGCAATAATTACCGCTATACCAGAAGCAATACAGTTAGATGTAGTGGTAGATAATTCATGTAACGCTACAGGTATTGACGTTTTAGTAACGGCCCCTACCCTGGTAGACGGAGCATATATCGTTACTTATGAAGTTGTTTCACAAGAAACCAATGCCGTTTTAATAGATAATACCATTAATTTCTCTGGCGGTACCGCAGATTATCAAATTGATGTAGCCACCCTAGAACAAGGCAATTACACCATAACCGTAAAAAGCACACAGAACGATACGACGCCTTGCAGGACCCAATTTGATTTTGAGGTCAACGAAAACTTTGCCATAGAAGGCGTACCGGCCCTACCGGAAGCCGAACCCTTACAAACCCTTTGTCTTGCCTCTTTTGCCCCAGCCTTACCGACCCTTCAGGATATTGTTGTAGAAGCCAACGGTGAAATTCTTTTCTATGATACCGCCACGGATCTAGACATTCTTCCCTTGGATACCCAACTCGTAGATGGGGAAGATTACTTTATATCGAACATTGATCCGAACAACAATTGTGAAGGTTCTGACCGAATTCAGGTTACCGTTTCGCTCTCCGACCCCGAAATGCCCACATTAGTAGAAGGAAGCCCGGCATTCTGTGGTTCCGAAAACCCAACGGTCGGCCTTTTAAACACTAGCGTAGCCAGTAGCGACGGTATTGTCTGGTACGATTCGGCTATTGGCGGAAACGTTCTCGACAACAACGAGACCTTGACCCATGGCAAGAGTTATTTTGCCGCTACGGAGGTCAGCGGAAAATGTCAAAGCTCCGGACGCATAGAAGTTATCCCTATCGTTTACGAGCTCGAGGCCGCTTCCCTTGAGTTTTCAACACTGGCCCTTTGTGGATTGGACGAGCCTACCATAGCGAACCTACGTGAGGCCGAAAGCAATAACCCTTACGACGTGCTCTGGTACGACACCCCTGAAAACGGTTCTCCCCTCGACGGAAGCACTTTACTGGTTAGCGGTACCACTTATTACGCCGAAAGCTACAACCCTGATACCGGCTGTATGAACCCTGATAGAAAGGCCATAACCGTTGACCTTACCAATTGCGATCCCGAAGATTACGGTTTTTTCGTCCCCGACGGGTTTTCACCTAACGGCGATGGCAGAAACGACACCTTTTTTATACCGAACATCGAAGTCATATTTCCCGAATTTACACTTGAAATCTTAAACCGTTACGGTACCACCCTTTTTAAGGGAGACCAAAACAACCCCGCTTGGGATGGTAAAAATGGAAGCGGAACGGCCCCGAACGGAGTGTATTTCTACATCATAAATTATAACAAAGAAGGACATACCCCAGTACAGGGCCGATTGTACCTCAACCGCTAA